The proteins below come from a single Lepeophtheirus salmonis chromosome 4, UVic_Lsal_1.4, whole genome shotgun sequence genomic window:
- the LOC121115727 gene encoding carbohydrate sulfotransferase 10 isoform X2: protein MRPESRSNEPKKDVIFGFFDHGMILCTGKRVGLKKIKIMSEQSIVSPSINSHVKNFFNKDFPQSLKFVQYHTVLVRHPLERIISVYRAEFEENINVVTKEKTPARMSFPDFIELVVKGPELMMEYKQQMAKKGQSLAADMGLIDGKGLSSLWNSYWNQCGLCHPLFDPEYIIHLETFKEDFKVLNIDVMNSNQNIDKILNIKEDESGNHSSSELDIIEFYYSQLKKKDIQALYEKYRPDHELFGYKPDYFLRFGKD, encoded by the exons ATGCGTCCAGAATCGAGATCCAATGAGCCCaaaaaagatgttatttttggattttttgatcATGGTATGATATTATGCACGGGTAAACGtgttggattaaaaaaaatcaaaataatgagcGAGCAGTCAATTGTTTCTCCGTCTATTAATAGCCATGTTaagaattttttcaataaagacTTCCCTCAATCCCTCAAATTTGTTCAATATCATACTGTATTAGTTCGGCATCCTTTGGAGAGAATTATTTCAGTCTATAG AGCAGAGTTTGAAGAGAATATAAATGTCGTCACTAAAGAGAAAACTCCGGCTCGGATGTCCTTCCCTGATTTCATAGAACTAGTCGTTAAAGGTCCAGAGCTTATGATGGAGTATAAGCAACAAATGGCGAAAAAAGGCCAATCTCTTGCAGCCGATATGGGATTAATTGATGGCAAAGGACTCAGTTCTCTTTGGAACTCGTATTGGAATCAATGTGGACTTTGTCATCCTTTATTTGATCCCgagtatataattcatttagaGACTTTTAAAGAAGACTTTAAG gttttgaatatagatGTAATGAATAGTaatcaaaatattgataagATCCTAAATATCAAGGAAGATGAATCGGGAAATCATTCTTCATCTGAGCTTGATATAATTGAATTCTACTattctcaattaaaaaaaaaggacatacaAGCTCTTTATGAAAAGTATCGACCTGATCATGAATTATTTGGCTACAAACCAGACTATTTCTTACGATTTGGAAAGGATTAA
- the LOC121115727 gene encoding carbohydrate sulfotransferase 10 isoform X1 encodes MNKYLSSIILVTLSCLLSYFMETLVHNATVISGLSQGLRYIAGRLDKSSKASINFKKDSLFNVYDPYYSASRSLVKRREGYKSVCNKYSDPMRPESRSNEPKKDVIFGFFDHGMILCTGKRVGLKKIKIMSEQSIVSPSINSHVKNFFNKDFPQSLKFVQYHTVLVRHPLERIISVYRAEFEENINVVTKEKTPARMSFPDFIELVVKGPELMMEYKQQMAKKGQSLAADMGLIDGKGLSSLWNSYWNQCGLCHPLFDPEYIIHLETFKEDFKVLNIDVMNSNQNIDKILNIKEDESGNHSSSELDIIEFYYSQLKKKDIQALYEKYRPDHELFGYKPDYFLRFGKD; translated from the exons atgaacaagtaCTTGTCATCCATCATTTTGGTAACACTGAGCTGCCTCTTATCTTACTTCATGGAGACTCTTGTTCATAATGCAACAGTGATATCTGGCCTAAGTCAAGGCCTTCGCTATATAGCAGGTAGATTAGACAAGTCATCTAAAGCGagtattaattttaagaaagacTCATTATTCAACGTATATGATCCTTACTATTCCGCATCCAGATCCTTAGTGAAAAGACGTGAAGGATATAAAAgtgtttgtaataaatattcgGATCCAATGCGTCCAGAATCGAGATCCAATGAGCCCaaaaaagatgttatttttggattttttgatcATGGTATGATATTATGCACGGGTAAACGtgttggattaaaaaaaatcaaaataatgagcGAGCAGTCAATTGTTTCTCCGTCTATTAATAGCCATGTTaagaattttttcaataaagacTTCCCTCAATCCCTCAAATTTGTTCAATATCATACTGTATTAGTTCGGCATCCTTTGGAGAGAATTATTTCAGTCTATAG AGCAGAGTTTGAAGAGAATATAAATGTCGTCACTAAAGAGAAAACTCCGGCTCGGATGTCCTTCCCTGATTTCATAGAACTAGTCGTTAAAGGTCCAGAGCTTATGATGGAGTATAAGCAACAAATGGCGAAAAAAGGCCAATCTCTTGCAGCCGATATGGGATTAATTGATGGCAAAGGACTCAGTTCTCTTTGGAACTCGTATTGGAATCAATGTGGACTTTGTCATCCTTTATTTGATCCCgagtatataattcatttagaGACTTTTAAAGAAGACTTTAAG gttttgaatatagatGTAATGAATAGTaatcaaaatattgataagATCCTAAATATCAAGGAAGATGAATCGGGAAATCATTCTTCATCTGAGCTTGATATAATTGAATTCTACTattctcaattaaaaaaaaaggacatacaAGCTCTTTATGAAAAGTATCGACCTGATCATGAATTATTTGGCTACAAACCAGACTATTTCTTACGATTTGGAAAGGATTAA